Proteins from a single region of Desulfobacter postgatei 2ac9:
- a CDS encoding N-acetyltransferase, with translation MIRKALIHDVAPIHALLQFYAQKGELLGRPLSNLYDHLRDFWVYEDEDTGIITGCAALAFCWEDIAEIRSVAVKEEYHGQGIGSALTERCIQEAFYFKLKTLFAMTYRPNFFARFGFKITEKNNLPMVKIWAGCLDCVKFPDCDEIAMIKKL, from the coding sequence ATGATTAGAAAAGCCCTTATCCATGATGTTGCCCCCATACATGCCCTGCTTCAATTTTATGCCCAAAAAGGAGAGCTTTTAGGCCGGCCTTTAAGCAACCTTTACGACCATTTACGGGATTTCTGGGTATATGAGGATGAAGATACCGGCATAATAACAGGTTGTGCAGCGCTAGCCTTTTGTTGGGAAGATATCGCGGAAATCCGATCCGTTGCAGTAAAAGAGGAATACCATGGCCAGGGGATTGGATCGGCCCTTACAGAACGCTGTATCCAGGAAGCCTTCTATTTTAAATTGAAAACATTATTTGCAATGACCTACCGCCCGAATTTTTTCGCCCGTTTCGGATTTAAAATAACTGAAAAAAACAATCTGCCCATGGTCAAAATATGGGCCGGATGCCTCGACTGTGTCAAGTTTCCCGATTGTGATGAGATCGCAATGATCAAAAAATTATAG
- the gyrA gene encoding DNA gyrase subunit A encodes MIQNESTSIEKEMRQSYLEYAMSVIIGRALPDVRDGLKPVHRRVLYAMQQLHNDWNKPYKKSARIVGDVIGKYHPHGDSAVYDTIVRMAQDFSLRYTLVDGQGNFGSVDGDSPAAMRYTEIRMRKLSHQMLADLEKETVEFTPNYDETLEEPTVLPTKFPALLVNGSSGIAVGMTTNVPPHNISEVIEGLKALIDNPDIDTRALMAHIPGPDFPTYGHIYGTKGIFEAYDTGRGIITLRAKVEVEENKKTGQETIVVTELPYQVNKAKLVEKIAELVRDKVITGVSYVRDESDRDGMRMAIGLKRDQIADVVINQLYKHTNMQTSFGIIFLAVVNNRPELLSLKEILNHFISHRTNVIIRRTRYDLRKAQERAHILEGLKIALDNLDEVVALIRASRSPEEARTGLINRFNLTEIQAQAILDMRLQRLTGLEREKIETEYQALLKDITWFKEILGSETVVRGLIKDELAELNDEFGDGRRTRIVESTAEISIEDLIAEEDMVVTVTRSGYIKRNPITLYASQHRGGKGKTAMGTKSDDFVEHLFVASTHATFLFITNFGKVYQAKVYELPMAGRSSLGKAIVNLLNFDEGEKLATVLTVDEFTENRYVVMATKKGRVKKTELMAYSRPRAGGLIGVTLADGDELIAARITDGNQEIFLGSEGGKVIRFNEDDVRDMGRGAMGVRGMRIDEGARVVGMEVLGDEETLLTVTENGYGKRSKIEEYKTQARGGKGVFSIKTSKRNGKMMALALVGDNDELMMITDKGKLIRTDICGINVISRNTQGVRLINLAKEETLIGIARLPKEDGQPDDGDACFHPDGDDADLLDELETDMYPEDFDTDDPIDDQGDDE; translated from the coding sequence ATGATTCAAAACGAAAGTACCAGTATTGAGAAGGAGATGAGGCAGTCCTATCTCGAGTATGCCATGAGTGTCATTATCGGGCGGGCCCTGCCCGATGTGCGGGACGGGTTGAAACCGGTCCACCGGCGTGTGTTATACGCCATGCAGCAGTTGCATAATGACTGGAATAAACCCTATAAGAAATCTGCCCGTATCGTGGGTGATGTGATTGGTAAGTACCACCCCCACGGCGATTCTGCCGTGTATGACACCATTGTCCGCATGGCTCAGGACTTTTCCCTGCGTTATACCCTTGTGGACGGCCAGGGCAATTTCGGCTCCGTGGACGGCGACTCTCCGGCGGCCATGCGTTATACGGAAATCCGTATGCGCAAGCTCTCTCACCAGATGCTGGCCGATCTTGAGAAGGAGACCGTAGAGTTCACCCCCAACTATGATGAAACCCTGGAAGAACCCACGGTGCTCCCCACTAAATTTCCGGCCTTGCTGGTCAACGGCTCCTCCGGCATTGCCGTGGGCATGACCACAAATGTGCCGCCCCACAATATCAGTGAAGTTATTGAGGGGTTAAAGGCGCTGATTGATAACCCGGATATAGACACAAGGGCGCTAATGGCGCATATCCCGGGACCGGATTTTCCCACCTATGGTCATATTTACGGTACCAAGGGAATTTTTGAAGCCTATGACACCGGCCGGGGGATTATCACGCTGCGGGCCAAAGTCGAGGTGGAGGAGAACAAGAAAACCGGCCAGGAAACCATTGTGGTCACCGAGCTTCCCTACCAGGTGAACAAGGCCAAGTTGGTGGAAAAGATCGCCGAGCTGGTCCGGGATAAGGTGATTACCGGCGTCTCCTATGTTCGGGATGAATCCGACCGTGATGGCATGCGTATGGCTATTGGGCTTAAACGCGACCAGATCGCTGACGTGGTGATCAATCAGCTTTACAAGCACACCAATATGCAGACCAGCTTTGGCATCATCTTCCTGGCGGTGGTTAACAATCGGCCTGAGCTGCTCTCTCTTAAGGAAATCCTAAACCACTTTATTTCCCACCGGACCAATGTCATTATCCGGCGTACCCGCTATGATCTGCGTAAAGCACAAGAACGTGCCCATATTCTGGAAGGGTTGAAGATTGCTCTGGATAATTTGGATGAAGTCGTTGCCCTGATCCGGGCTTCCCGGTCACCGGAAGAGGCCAGGACCGGCTTGATAAACCGGTTTAACCTGACCGAGATTCAGGCCCAGGCCATTCTGGACATGCGGTTGCAACGCCTGACTGGGCTTGAACGGGAAAAGATTGAAACCGAATATCAGGCCCTGCTTAAGGATATTACCTGGTTCAAGGAGATTCTTGGCTCTGAAACCGTGGTCCGGGGGCTGATCAAGGATGAATTGGCCGAACTCAATGATGAGTTTGGGGATGGGCGCCGCACGCGTATCGTGGAGAGCACTGCTGAAATTTCGATTGAAGATCTTATTGCCGAAGAAGACATGGTGGTCACGGTGACCCGCAGCGGATACATCAAGCGTAATCCCATTACCCTTTATGCCAGCCAGCACCGGGGTGGGAAAGGCAAGACCGCCATGGGAACCAAATCCGACGATTTTGTCGAACATCTGTTTGTGGCCTCTACCCACGCCACTTTCCTGTTTATCACCAATTTCGGCAAGGTGTATCAGGCCAAGGTGTATGAATTGCCCATGGCAGGGCGCTCCTCACTTGGTAAAGCCATTGTGAACCTGCTTAATTTTGATGAGGGCGAAAAACTTGCCACTGTGCTCACCGTGGATGAATTTACAGAGAACCGGTACGTGGTCATGGCCACCAAAAAAGGCCGGGTCAAGAAGACCGAGTTGATGGCCTATTCACGTCCCCGGGCCGGGGGTCTTATCGGTGTGACGCTGGCTGACGGTGATGAACTCATTGCCGCACGCATCACTGATGGCAACCAGGAGATCTTTTTGGGGTCCGAAGGGGGTAAGGTAATCCGCTTCAATGAAGATGACGTCCGTGATATGGGCCGTGGCGCCATGGGTGTGCGGGGCATGCGCATAGACGAAGGTGCCCGGGTGGTGGGCATGGAGGTGCTGGGGGACGAAGAGACGCTTTTAACGGTTACGGAAAACGGTTATGGTAAGCGCTCTAAAATTGAGGAGTACAAAACCCAGGCCCGGGGGGGTAAAGGTGTTTTTTCCATCAAAACATCCAAGCGCAACGGTAAAATGATGGCCCTTGCGCTGGTGGGAGACAATGATGAGTTGATGATGATTACAGATAAAGGAAAACTGATCCGTACCGATATCTGCGGGATCAACGTGATTTCCAGAAATACTCAGGGGGTCCGACTCATTAACCTGGCCAAGGAAGAGACGCTTATCGGCATTGCACGGCTTCCTAAAGAGGATGGTCAACCTGATGATGGTGACGCATGTTTTCATCCGGATGGGGATGATGCCGACCTCTTGGATGAGCTGGAAACGGATATGTATCCGGAAGATTTTGATACGGATGACCCGATTGATGACCAGGGAGACGACGAATAA
- the radC gene encoding RadC family protein, with product MTRETTNKGAGHRRRLRERFLQGGLSGFQDYEVLELLLALNTPRKDTKQAAKDLLAEFKTLPRVLEADTQALCRVNGVGPANSFGIHLIKAVADRYLETRILKMDVVSNPESLIAYLNQTIGYKNKEHFLGIFLDAKNRVLASEVLFTGTLSASAVYPREVIARSIAHNAASVVLAHNHPSGDITPSAQDIRITRTLYVALAFAGIHIHDHLVTGSQGYYSFAAQGVMAQFQKEYEQIK from the coding sequence ATGACCAGGGAGACGACGAATAAGGGTGCCGGACACCGGCGGCGCCTGAGGGAGCGCTTCCTCCAGGGGGGCCTGTCAGGGTTCCAGGACTATGAGGTCCTGGAACTGCTTTTGGCTCTGAACACCCCGCGAAAGGATACCAAACAGGCTGCCAAAGATCTTTTAGCAGAATTTAAAACCCTGCCCCGGGTGCTGGAGGCCGATACCCAGGCCCTTTGTCGGGTTAACGGGGTGGGGCCTGCCAACAGCTTCGGGATTCACCTGATCAAGGCTGTGGCAGACCGGTATCTTGAAACGCGCATACTCAAGATGGATGTGGTCAGTAATCCTGAAAGCCTTATCGCATATTTAAACCAGACTATTGGTTACAAAAACAAAGAACATTTTTTAGGGATATTCCTGGATGCCAAAAACAGGGTCTTGGCATCGGAAGTCCTTTTCACCGGAACCCTTTCAGCCTCGGCTGTATATCCACGGGAAGTCATTGCACGCAGCATTGCACACAATGCGGCATCAGTGGTTTTAGCGCATAATCATCCATCCGGGGATATTACCCCGTCAGCCCAGGATATCCGTATTACCCGGACCCTGTATGTTGCCCTGGCATTTGCCGGCATTCATATCCACGACCATCTTGTCACAGGCAGCCAGGGGTATTACAGTTTTGCGGCCCAGGGGGTAATGGCGCAATTCCAAAAGGAGTATGAACAGATTAAATGA
- a CDS encoding phosphoglycerate kinase: MKSIRDIDVNGKTLFIRVDYNLPMDDHGNITDDNRIRATLELISYLIEKKAKLVLASHLGRPKGGRDEKFSLKPAAVRLSELLSMPVAFADDCIGDAVKKQVESLGPGQILMLENLRFHDEEKKNDPEFAKALAELCDVYVNNAFAVSHRDQASVTGITRYAKSSAAGFLLEKEVRSYYDSVQNPKKPLVVVIGGAKVSSKLAALENMLKFVDCMIIGGAMANTFLAAKGVDTKGSMIEADLIQTASDIMDHAKEKGIDLALPVDLVVAERFDKDAESRIVSLDQIPDGWMALDIGPESAKSFAKTIARAGTIVWNGPMGVFEMERFAAGTQTLADAIAQSSAFSVVGGGDTGLAAKQCGITEKVSYISTGGGAFLHMMEGKVLPGVAALE; this comes from the coding sequence ATGAAGTCGATTCGAGATATAGATGTAAACGGCAAGACCCTTTTTATCCGGGTGGACTACAACCTGCCCATGGACGACCATGGAAATATTACAGACGATAACCGGATCCGGGCCACCCTGGAACTGATTTCCTATTTGATTGAAAAAAAGGCTAAGCTGGTACTGGCCTCCCATCTGGGCCGTCCCAAAGGTGGGCGGGATGAAAAATTCAGCCTTAAGCCTGCAGCGGTCAGGTTGTCGGAGCTTTTAAGCATGCCGGTGGCATTTGCCGATGACTGCATTGGGGATGCGGTGAAAAAGCAGGTGGAATCCCTTGGCCCCGGCCAGATTCTCATGCTTGAAAATTTAAGATTTCACGATGAGGAGAAGAAAAACGATCCTGAATTTGCAAAGGCCCTTGCAGAGCTTTGCGACGTTTATGTGAACAATGCCTTTGCCGTCTCCCATCGGGACCAGGCATCGGTTACCGGTATTACCCGGTATGCGAAATCGTCTGCAGCCGGTTTTCTGCTTGAAAAAGAGGTTCGTTCATATTACGATTCTGTGCAAAATCCTAAGAAACCGCTCGTCGTTGTGATTGGCGGTGCAAAAGTTTCCAGCAAACTGGCTGCCCTTGAAAATATGCTCAAGTTTGTAGACTGCATGATTATCGGTGGTGCCATGGCCAATACCTTTCTTGCGGCAAAAGGCGTGGATACCAAGGGTTCCATGATTGAAGCGGACTTGATTCAGACCGCCTCGGATATCATGGACCATGCAAAGGAAAAAGGCATTGACTTGGCTTTACCCGTAGACCTGGTTGTTGCGGAGCGTTTTGACAAGGATGCCGAGTCTCGGATTGTTTCTTTGGATCAGATTCCGGATGGCTGGATGGCTCTGGATATTGGGCCTGAAAGTGCCAAAAGCTTTGCCAAGACCATTGCCAGGGCCGGTACCATTGTGTGGAACGGCCCCATGGGGGTGTTTGAAATGGAGCGATTCGCTGCAGGTACTCAGACCCTGGCGGATGCCATTGCCCAATCTTCTGCCTTTTCCGTCGTGGGTGGGGGGGATACGGGCCTTGCCGCCAAACAATGCGGGATCACGGAAAAAGTCAGCTACATCTCAACCGGAGGTGGGGCTTTTCTTCATATGATGGAAGGGAAAGTGCTACCAGGGGTGGCTGCCCTGGAATAG
- a CDS encoding AI-2E family transporter, which produces MEQNIFHRAVFFFFLTLFCISIFLVGKVIAPFFASLLLGIVIAGIFSPVFKKLHRFMPARPASVLTCLAVFFIVFIPVVFFVGILSREALGLYTLAKDAVFSKNLIDFLESTRALERINEFLIRANIHTHITWRELIDPLTEVGKNLGFSLFQQARFLTSNLLNLVFYFFLMLIVVFYMFMDGERFIQYMYDLSPLKDEHDRKLFEKFNGMAGAVLIGNGLGGLIQGIAGGVLFWSLGLNSPFLWGVIMGFLAFLPIVGIGVVMLPAALFFLLTGSLGKGFFIAGFYAVLSWGVEYLFKPKLVGDRVAMHPLVVFFAIIGGLNVYGLLGIIYGPLIATLFLTLSDIYFSTFQSMVEPGKGMLD; this is translated from the coding sequence TTGGAGCAGAATATTTTTCATCGGGCAGTGTTCTTTTTTTTTCTGACTCTGTTTTGCATATCCATTTTTCTCGTGGGAAAAGTGATTGCCCCGTTTTTTGCAAGCCTGCTTCTTGGCATCGTCATTGCCGGTATTTTCAGCCCTGTATTTAAAAAACTGCATAGATTTATGCCTGCACGGCCAGCTTCGGTTCTCACCTGTCTGGCTGTTTTTTTCATAGTCTTTATTCCGGTAGTCTTTTTTGTGGGCATTCTTTCCAGGGAAGCTTTGGGGCTTTACACCCTGGCAAAGGATGCCGTGTTTTCCAAAAATCTGATTGATTTTTTGGAAAGCACCCGGGCCCTTGAGCGGATCAACGAATTTCTAATCAGGGCCAATATTCACACCCATATCACCTGGCGTGAGTTGATCGACCCTTTGACTGAAGTTGGAAAAAACTTAGGCTTTTCACTGTTCCAACAGGCCAGGTTTCTGACCTCCAACCTGCTGAATTTGGTGTTTTACTTTTTTTTGATGCTCATTGTGGTTTTCTACATGTTCATGGATGGCGAACGCTTCATACAGTACATGTATGACTTGTCTCCGCTCAAGGACGAGCATGACCGCAAGCTTTTCGAAAAGTTCAACGGTATGGCCGGTGCCGTACTCATCGGCAACGGGCTGGGCGGATTGATTCAAGGGATTGCGGGCGGGGTGTTGTTCTGGTCTCTCGGGCTGAATTCTCCTTTTTTATGGGGCGTCATCATGGGGTTTCTGGCTTTTCTGCCCATTGTCGGCATTGGTGTGGTCATGCTGCCTGCGGCCTTGTTTTTCCTTTTGACAGGCAGTTTGGGTAAAGGCTTTTTCATTGCTGGATTTTATGCTGTTTTATCATGGGGTGTTGAGTACCTTTTTAAACCCAAGCTGGTGGGCGATCGGGTGGCCATGCACCCGCTGGTTGTGTTTTTTGCCATTATCGGCGGTTTGAACGTATACGGACTTTTAGGTATAATTTACGGGCCTTTGATCGCTACTTTGTTTTTGACCCTTTCCGATATTTATTTTTCCACGTTTCAGTCCATGGTGGAACCGGGCAAGGGGATGCTGGATTGA